In the Loxodonta africana isolate mLoxAfr1 chromosome 1, mLoxAfr1.hap2, whole genome shotgun sequence genome, one interval contains:
- the PPIL1 gene encoding peptidyl-prolyl cis-trans isomerase-like 1 has protein sequence MAAIPPDSWQPPNVYLETSMGTIVLELYWKHAPKTCKNFAELARRGYYNGTKFHRIIKDFMIQGGDPTGTGRGGASIFGKQFEDELHPDLKFTGAGILAMANAGPDTNGSQFFVTLAPTQWLDGKHTIFGRVCQGIGMVNRVGMVETNSQDRPVDDVKIIKAYPSG, from the exons ATGGCGGCGATCCCACCAGACTCCTGGCAGCCGCCCAACGTATACCTGGAGACCAG CATGGGGACCATTGTGCTGGAACTATACTGGAAGCATGCACCAAAGACCTGTAAGAATTTTGCTGAGTTGGCTCGTCGAGGTTATTACAATGGCACCAAATTCCACAGGATCATCAAAGACTTCATGATCCAGGGAGGTGACCCAACAGGGACAG GTCGAGGTGGCGCATCTATCTTCGGCAAGCAGTTTGAAGATGAGCTTCATCCAGACTTGAAATTCACGG GGGCTGGAATTCTCGCAATGGCCAATGCGGGGCCAGACACCAATGGGAGCCAGTTCTTTGTGACCCTGGCACCCACTCAGTGGCTCGATGGCAAACACACCATTTTTGGTCGGGTGTGCCAGGGCATAGGAATGGTGAATCGAGTGGGAATGGTGGAAACAAACTCTCAGGACCGCCCTGTGGACGATGTGAAGATCATCAAGGCATACCCTTCTGGGTAG